Proteins encoded together in one uncultured Sphaerochaeta sp. window:
- a CDS encoding ABC transporter substrate-binding protein, giving the protein MKKILTVLVVLLSSIALFAGGSSERGDSAEGGGYKDTITIGQGADVTSFDPHIGKETPAVAVTNHIFDTLVDTDPVTGEVVPQIAEKWEVVSPVEYRFFIRKGLKFHNGEDLKADDVKFSLDRAIASGSVSYIVDFIKEVKIEDDYTVLVTTKAPYGPTLRNLAVPFAGIVPKDYVTANPDGLKTSPIGSGPYKFVSWAQNDNAKLEAYADYYKGEPETKYLVFKIIPEASQRTIALETGELDISYDILVSDLKRIEQNKDLVLLEAPSLTCFYISFNMRKAPFDNQKVRQAINMAIDRQLLVDTVNSGTGAAADEIIAPAVFGYYSTGVWDYNPEKAKQLLAEAGYPNGFECSLWVNNNQSRVEMCQAIQEMLREIGITVKVEVMEFGTFISRSTAGEHDMGYFGWVTSTKDADYTYYSLEHSSQQGAPGNRSFVADPEVDRLVELGRTSADMDVRLDAYKNLALELKEIANNAPIIYTAITAGTNNAVEGFVLDPIGYHKLEGVKVAK; this is encoded by the coding sequence ATGAAAAAAATCCTGACAGTGCTAGTGGTTTTATTGAGCAGTATTGCGCTGTTCGCCGGAGGGTCTTCCGAACGCGGTGACAGTGCAGAAGGCGGTGGCTACAAAGACACCATCACCATCGGACAGGGTGCGGATGTAACCTCTTTCGATCCACACATCGGAAAAGAGACTCCAGCAGTAGCGGTTACCAACCACATCTTTGATACCTTGGTGGATACTGACCCTGTAACCGGTGAAGTGGTTCCCCAGATTGCAGAGAAATGGGAAGTTGTTTCCCCTGTTGAATACCGTTTCTTCATCCGCAAGGGACTGAAGTTCCATAATGGGGAAGATCTGAAGGCTGATGATGTCAAATTCTCTCTTGACAGAGCCATCGCCAGTGGTTCAGTCTCCTACATTGTTGATTTTATCAAGGAAGTAAAGATCGAGGATGACTATACGGTATTGGTCACTACGAAGGCACCATATGGCCCGACCTTGCGCAATCTTGCTGTTCCCTTTGCAGGTATCGTCCCCAAGGACTATGTAACTGCAAATCCAGATGGATTGAAGACCAGCCCAATTGGAAGTGGACCGTATAAGTTCGTCTCTTGGGCTCAGAATGACAATGCCAAATTGGAGGCATATGCTGACTACTACAAGGGTGAACCCGAAACCAAGTACTTGGTCTTCAAGATCATCCCTGAAGCATCCCAGAGAACCATTGCCCTCGAGACCGGTGAGCTTGATATCTCCTACGATATCCTCGTATCAGATCTCAAGAGGATTGAGCAGAACAAGGATCTGGTGCTGCTTGAAGCCCCATCGCTGACTTGTTTCTATATCTCATTCAATATGCGCAAGGCTCCATTTGACAACCAGAAGGTGAGACAGGCTATCAACATGGCCATCGACCGTCAGCTCCTGGTTGATACGGTAAACAGTGGCACAGGTGCCGCAGCCGATGAGATCATCGCACCTGCAGTGTTCGGATACTATTCCACTGGGGTTTGGGACTACAATCCTGAAAAAGCAAAACAGTTGCTTGCTGAAGCTGGCTACCCCAATGGGTTCGAGTGTTCTCTGTGGGTAAACAACAACCAGAGCCGTGTTGAGATGTGCCAGGCAATTCAGGAGATGCTCAGAGAGATCGGCATTACCGTGAAGGTTGAGGTCATGGAGTTCGGTACCTTCATCAGCCGTTCAACAGCCGGTGAGCATGACATGGGATACTTCGGTTGGGTCACCTCCACCAAGGATGCGGACTATACCTATTACTCCCTCGAGCATAGCTCCCAGCAGGGTGCTCCTGGAAACCGCTCATTCGTCGCCGATCCTGAAGTTGATCGTCTTGTTGAGCTTGGACGAACCAGTGCTGACATGGATGTGCGCCTTGACGCATACAAGAATCTGGCCCTTGAGCTGAAAGAGATTGCAAACAATGCTCCGATTATCTACACCGCCATTACTGCAGGGACAAACAATGCAGTGGAAGGCTTTGTGCTTGACCCAATTGGCTATCACAAGCTGGAAGGTGTGAAGGTAGCAAAGTAA
- a CDS encoding M42 family peptidase produces the protein MMKKEDLIRSIKRISDANGISGFEDEVLAVIRDEGSSLGTFKEDRLRNLYLYRSENREGLPLVQLNAHTDEVGFMVKTIRPDGMLEFIPIGGWIPTNVPAHMVRILNKDGEYVPAVVASKPPHFMSEAERNAPLDLSKMVLDVGARSSEEVVKEYRIGIAAPVIPDVNCTYDANHDLLIGKAFDCRIGCASVLATMKALQGKTLPVNLVGDFSSQEEVGTRGSIVSTEQIGADLAIVFEGCPADDTVVPEYQAQTCLKKGPMLRHIDARMITNPRYQRYALDLAEELGIPVQEAVRGAGATNGAPIHLSGGGIPAIVIGVPVRYAHTHYGISSVFDVEAAVALASELLQRLDDTVIRSF, from the coding sequence ATGATGAAAAAAGAAGACCTCATCCGTAGTATCAAGCGCATCAGTGATGCAAATGGTATCAGCGGATTTGAGGACGAGGTGCTTGCTGTCATCAGGGATGAGGGCAGTTCGCTTGGGACATTCAAGGAAGATAGGTTACGAAATCTGTATCTCTATCGTTCTGAAAACAGAGAAGGGCTGCCTTTGGTGCAGTTGAATGCCCACACTGATGAGGTAGGGTTTATGGTGAAAACCATACGCCCTGATGGGATGTTGGAGTTCATTCCCATTGGGGGATGGATCCCCACCAATGTTCCAGCCCATATGGTTCGCATCCTTAACAAGGATGGGGAGTATGTGCCTGCAGTGGTTGCAAGCAAGCCCCCCCACTTTATGAGTGAAGCTGAGCGTAATGCTCCACTGGATCTTTCAAAGATGGTCTTGGATGTTGGGGCAAGAAGCAGTGAGGAAGTGGTAAAGGAGTATCGTATCGGCATAGCCGCTCCCGTAATTCCTGATGTGAATTGCACTTATGATGCAAATCATGATTTGCTCATAGGCAAAGCCTTTGACTGTCGTATTGGATGTGCAAGTGTGCTAGCGACTATGAAAGCTCTTCAGGGTAAGACCCTGCCTGTAAACCTGGTTGGGGATTTTTCGAGCCAAGAGGAAGTTGGTACCCGTGGCAGTATTGTAAGTACTGAGCAGATTGGTGCTGATCTTGCCATCGTGTTCGAAGGATGCCCAGCTGATGATACGGTAGTCCCTGAATATCAGGCACAAACGTGCCTGAAGAAAGGTCCAATGCTGCGACACATCGATGCAAGGATGATCACCAATCCCCGGTATCAGCGGTATGCGCTTGATCTGGCTGAAGAACTTGGCATTCCTGTTCAGGAAGCAGTCCGTGGTGCTGGGGCAACCAATGGTGCTCCGATTCATCTCTCTGGTGGGGGGATTCCTGCAATTGTAATCGGGGTACCGGTTAGGTATGCCCATACTCATTATGGAATCAGTTCTGTATTTGATGTGGAAGCGGCCGTTGCTTTGGCTAGCGAGTTATTGCAACGTCTCGATGATACGGTCATACGGTCGTTCTGA
- a CDS encoding PTS sugar transporter subunit IIA, producing the protein MRILDYLTESSILFLKETHKNQILTTMTGKATECGYVSSEKAFTTAILEREAIMSTGIGLQVAIPHAKLDSIKEFFLLAAVLENDVPWDSLDKKPVRLVFMIGGPSDRQSDYLMILSKITLVIKNPERRKALMAAKTPQAVLDAFADL; encoded by the coding sequence ATGCGTATACTCGATTATCTTACTGAATCTTCCATTTTGTTCCTCAAAGAAACTCATAAGAACCAAATACTCACAACCATGACAGGCAAAGCAACTGAATGCGGGTATGTCTCCAGTGAAAAGGCTTTTACTACAGCTATCCTTGAGCGTGAAGCCATCATGAGCACGGGTATCGGTCTTCAGGTTGCCATTCCTCATGCAAAGTTGGACAGCATCAAGGAGTTTTTCTTGCTTGCTGCAGTGTTGGAAAATGATGTCCCATGGGATTCCTTGGACAAGAAACCGGTACGTCTGGTTTTCATGATTGGTGGTCCTTCTGACCGACAGTCTGATTATCTCATGATCCTTTCCAAGATTACCTTGGTGATCAAGAACCCCGAACGCAGGAAAGCACTCATGGCTGCCAAGACTCCCCAGGCTGTGCTCGATGCATTTGCCGATCTGTAG
- a CDS encoding cation:proton antiporter, whose protein sequence is MEFHLFLYLAAIFAAGYGSKVLTTTLKIPEVTGYVLLGVLLGGSLVNLLSPVVLDILSPLSSIALALIAFMIGIELKIDVIKRLGRSIITIVTFECIGAFLVVFFGLFYVFKTNLNTALLLGSVASATAPAATVAVIKQYKAKGVLTSTILAVVGIDDAFALIIYVFVESFVSSNLLGSSLAIGPMVASALLSVAIAVGLGAVSGVLYILLLRGRRNNDWVMLLLAAFLFLLLGVCELLGVSELLSIMAFGMTIVNSSAVLSKKSETVVSSFSPVFLVAFFILGGAHLDVSLITQIGMLGLFYFAARSIGKVGGATFGALVGRAPKKVRFLIGFSLLPQVGVALALALAINKTFSAPAFGETGQQLASMIINVLLFTTIITEVVGPLLTRLALRKAGETNEQI, encoded by the coding sequence ATGGAATTCCATCTGTTTCTCTATCTTGCTGCAATTTTTGCAGCGGGGTATGGGAGTAAGGTACTCACAACAACCCTTAAAATTCCTGAAGTCACCGGCTATGTCCTCCTCGGTGTATTGCTTGGTGGCTCCTTGGTGAATCTTCTCTCTCCTGTGGTATTGGATATCTTGTCCCCTCTCTCCTCCATTGCTCTTGCCCTGATCGCATTCATGATCGGAATCGAGCTCAAGATTGATGTAATCAAGCGGCTGGGAAGGAGCATCATAACCATCGTAACCTTCGAATGCATTGGAGCATTCCTTGTTGTCTTCTTTGGCTTGTTCTATGTATTCAAGACCAATCTTAATACTGCGCTTCTGCTTGGATCAGTAGCATCGGCAACAGCCCCTGCGGCAACAGTTGCTGTTATTAAACAGTACAAGGCAAAGGGAGTTTTGACTTCAACCATCTTGGCAGTCGTCGGTATTGATGATGCGTTTGCACTCATTATCTATGTCTTTGTGGAGAGTTTTGTCAGTTCCAATCTGCTCGGGAGTTCCCTCGCAATCGGGCCGATGGTAGCTTCAGCCTTGCTCTCTGTTGCAATCGCAGTAGGGCTTGGTGCTGTTTCCGGGGTACTGTATATCTTGCTTTTACGAGGAAGGAGAAATAACGATTGGGTGATGTTGCTGCTTGCTGCCTTCCTCTTTTTGTTGTTGGGTGTCTGTGAGTTGCTTGGTGTCTCTGAGCTACTTTCAATTATGGCTTTCGGAATGACCATCGTGAATAGCTCGGCTGTATTGAGCAAGAAGAGTGAAACGGTGGTTTCCTCTTTCAGCCCAGTGTTCCTGGTTGCCTTCTTTATACTTGGTGGAGCTCACCTGGATGTCTCCTTGATTACACAGATTGGAATGCTTGGACTATTCTACTTTGCAGCAAGAAGTATCGGGAAGGTCGGGGGAGCTACCTTCGGAGCCTTGGTTGGGCGAGCACCGAAGAAGGTGCGGTTTTTGATCGGGTTCTCTCTCTTGCCGCAGGTAGGGGTTGCCTTAGCTCTAGCCTTGGCGATCAACAAGACCTTCTCAGCCCCAGCTTTCGGGGAGACAGGTCAGCAACTAGCGAGCATGATCATCAATGTGCTGTTGTTTACCACAATCATAACTGAGGTCGTAGGACCCTTGCTGACACGGTTGGCACTACGCAAGGCGGGCGAAACGAATGAGCAGATCTAG
- a CDS encoding EAL domain-containing protein translates to MLTQLLAVQLNEEDLSLVRKITGRIQVLAAENSNEALHLLEQHASIGLVIIDIEHSYLQSLQLLHTLVYRSQQEPLRIVVLGEPHLLQQKKRVFDLDIVTILTKPLQETQLREILERAVVKQDADSKQQNMQEQAHLFNAIFYQAPIGISVSHRVDLGVEPGKEQFDANPMYEKITGRSMEEVLRLGWTTITHPDDLPEELEYFKRLKRGELENYSMEKRFIRPDGSIVWVEMTVAPLQASDSQLFAHICLLQDITKRKEAERLLAESERSKSALLSHLPGMAYRCRYDAHWTMLYVSAGCETLTGYSPDQLINNRDISFNDIIVLSYRQKVSSGWKWAIHENKPFELEYEILTAQGTRKWVWEMGQAAFTEDGDIEALEGIILDITDRKLMEQNLAYRDAHDLWTGLYNRRYLEQLLRQDIKARKSAKRALISINLGALNAKSIAYGYQYSQDIMKKVAEGLSILCNDLAVLSITHEYRFVFYLRSYDERQNLLLLCKKIESTLEYIVSLERIPYGLGVLEIDESNQENVDQLLRNILIASQRSVVLYDGEAEICFFDESMETEIQREATLSALLSRIVSGKNPDCLFLQYQPIIDMRTGGICGFEALARLKCAEMQVIPPLHFIPIAEKTKLIIPLGDIIIRQAFQFLKQLEEHHVMDCTVSINISAIQLIKEGFAEHIIRLMHSMDVNPSCVCLELTESIFASNFQEINRVLKTLQHKGVKISVDDFGSGYSSLSRERELYVNELKIDKSFIDKLMYLSDDQAITGDIISMAHKLGHSVVAEGIEYQRQLNYLKQNNCDKAQGFFFSKPLNASDALALVVGKHTYRLFEHLLK, encoded by the coding sequence TTGTTAACCCAACTGCTCGCCGTCCAACTCAACGAAGAAGATCTTTCTCTGGTGAGAAAGATTACTGGACGTATCCAGGTGCTTGCAGCCGAAAACAGCAATGAGGCGCTTCACTTGCTGGAGCAACATGCTTCCATCGGCCTGGTGATAATTGATATTGAGCACTCGTATTTGCAGAGTCTCCAATTGCTTCACACGTTGGTCTACAGGTCACAGCAAGAGCCTCTGAGGATCGTTGTGCTTGGTGAGCCGCATCTACTCCAGCAGAAGAAACGAGTGTTTGACTTGGATATCGTGACGATCTTGACAAAACCCCTGCAAGAAACACAACTGAGAGAAATCCTCGAGAGAGCGGTGGTGAAACAAGACGCAGATTCAAAGCAACAGAATATGCAGGAGCAAGCACACCTGTTTAACGCCATCTTCTACCAAGCTCCCATTGGAATTTCTGTCTCTCATCGTGTTGACCTAGGGGTGGAACCCGGTAAGGAACAGTTCGATGCTAATCCCATGTATGAGAAAATTACGGGAAGAAGCATGGAAGAGGTCCTGAGGCTTGGATGGACAACGATTACCCATCCTGATGATCTGCCTGAAGAGTTGGAGTATTTCAAGCGATTGAAGCGAGGTGAGCTGGAAAACTACAGCATGGAGAAACGGTTTATTCGTCCAGATGGTTCAATCGTCTGGGTTGAGATGACGGTGGCTCCCTTGCAAGCGAGTGATAGCCAACTCTTCGCTCATATCTGTCTCCTGCAGGATATTACGAAACGAAAAGAAGCTGAGCGACTGCTTGCGGAGAGTGAACGCAGCAAATCAGCACTGCTCTCTCACTTGCCTGGAATGGCATACCGATGCCGTTACGATGCCCATTGGACCATGTTGTATGTCTCAGCAGGATGTGAAACCTTGACAGGTTACTCCCCAGACCAGCTGATAAACAATCGTGATATTTCATTCAATGACATCATTGTCCTCTCCTATCGACAGAAAGTCTCCAGCGGATGGAAGTGGGCGATCCATGAGAACAAGCCCTTTGAGTTGGAGTATGAGATACTCACCGCCCAAGGAACCCGTAAATGGGTTTGGGAGATGGGACAGGCAGCCTTTACCGAAGATGGGGATATAGAAGCCTTGGAAGGGATCATCCTCGATATCACCGACAGGAAACTCATGGAGCAGAACCTTGCTTATCGGGATGCACATGACCTGTGGACCGGATTGTACAATCGAAGATACCTTGAGCAACTGTTGCGTCAGGATATTAAGGCAAGGAAGAGCGCCAAACGAGCTCTCATCTCGATCAATCTGGGTGCGCTGAATGCAAAGAGTATTGCCTATGGCTACCAATACAGCCAGGATATCATGAAGAAAGTTGCAGAGGGATTAAGTATCCTCTGCAACGACCTTGCGGTGTTGAGTATTACCCATGAGTATCGATTCGTATTCTATCTTAGGTCCTATGACGAGAGACAGAACCTTTTACTGCTTTGCAAGAAGATTGAAAGTACCTTGGAGTATATTGTATCTCTGGAAAGAATTCCCTATGGATTGGGAGTTCTGGAGATTGATGAGTCCAATCAAGAAAATGTAGATCAATTGCTCAGAAATATCTTGATAGCTTCCCAACGTTCCGTTGTTCTCTATGATGGAGAGGCAGAAATCTGTTTCTTTGATGAGAGTATGGAGACAGAGATCCAGCGGGAAGCAACACTCTCTGCACTTCTTTCAAGGATAGTCTCGGGAAAGAACCCAGACTGCTTATTCCTGCAATACCAACCCATTATAGATATGCGGACCGGAGGTATCTGTGGGTTTGAGGCTTTGGCGCGTTTGAAGTGCGCAGAAATGCAGGTGATCCCGCCTTTGCACTTCATCCCGATTGCAGAGAAGACAAAACTCATCATCCCCTTGGGCGATATCATCATCCGGCAGGCATTCCAGTTCTTGAAGCAGTTGGAAGAGCATCATGTGATGGATTGCACGGTCTCCATCAATATTTCTGCCATCCAGTTGATAAAAGAGGGGTTTGCTGAGCATATCATCCGCTTGATGCATTCAATGGATGTGAACCCATCATGTGTCTGTTTGGAGCTTACCGAGTCCATCTTTGCCTCGAACTTCCAAGAGATCAACAGAGTGCTGAAAACATTGCAACACAAAGGAGTCAAAATCTCAGTTGATGATTTCGGCAGTGGCTATTCCTCTCTTTCAAGGGAGCGTGAGCTCTATGTCAATGAATTAAAGATTGACAAGTCATTCATCGATAAACTGATGTACCTCTCTGATGATCAGGCCATCACCGGAGATATCATTTCCATGGCTCATAAATTAGGACACAGTGTGGTAGCAGAAGGGATTGAGTATCAGAGACAGCTTAATTATCTGAAGCAAAACAACTGTGACAAGGCCCAGGGTTTCTTTTTCAGTAAGCCCCTGAATGCATCTGATGCCCTGGCTTTGGTGGTAGGGAAGCATACGTATCGTCTATTTGAACATCTGTTAAAGTAA
- a CDS encoding ROK family transcriptional regulator produces the protein MSEPRRSRLINSSRIIHRLWIEDQLSRADLAVRLGLTKSSISNIVNDLIALGIVTENEVLEASPKGGRRAIGLTLNKAYFHVIGIEIRSDSYTALSIDLEGKVLFSQTKPKGFTAKTFKAEVCNLIESLCEDLEKLQRHLLGIGIGFSGVIDAEKQIIYRSVSLDFQQPFDFQKEVASHFPFPVILENDANCGAWGEVVFQRKQKLKNFLFVLIEFWKRYEVQTGSPQPTIGLGFGFDGKIYRGSSSQAGEFKSVCNRDPDSLQQVQIAQGVSVSEDREALRNYIKEICQNLAFLINTLDIGHVFIGGTIEPFASFMPEMLRKEIRSNSLIQSEENCQIQFSSLGYDAVSFGAAALVLDKVLMNLEPLSENTAKQAVPLFHLLS, from the coding sequence TTGTCTGAACCAAGAAGATCACGACTAATAAACTCCTCACGGATAATTCATCGTCTTTGGATAGAAGATCAACTCAGTCGTGCCGATTTAGCTGTAAGGCTTGGACTTACCAAATCTTCCATTTCAAACATAGTAAATGATTTGATAGCGCTCGGAATTGTGACTGAGAATGAGGTACTTGAAGCGAGCCCAAAGGGAGGGAGGAGAGCGATAGGGCTTACTCTCAATAAGGCATACTTTCATGTTATAGGTATAGAAATTCGCTCTGATTCCTATACTGCACTCTCCATTGACTTGGAAGGTAAGGTGCTTTTCTCACAAACCAAACCAAAAGGATTTACTGCCAAGACATTCAAGGCTGAAGTATGTAATCTCATTGAATCTCTCTGTGAAGACCTAGAAAAATTGCAAAGACATCTATTGGGAATAGGTATTGGCTTTTCTGGAGTGATTGATGCAGAGAAGCAGATAATCTATCGTTCAGTCTCTCTCGATTTTCAACAGCCTTTTGACTTTCAGAAAGAGGTTGCCTCCCATTTTCCGTTTCCCGTCATTCTGGAAAATGATGCCAACTGTGGAGCATGGGGAGAGGTAGTATTCCAAAGAAAACAGAAGCTTAAGAATTTTCTATTCGTGCTCATTGAATTCTGGAAACGGTATGAAGTACAAACAGGATCCCCACAGCCGACCATTGGTTTAGGATTTGGATTTGATGGAAAAATCTATCGTGGAAGCAGTAGCCAGGCGGGTGAATTCAAGAGCGTATGTAATCGAGATCCTGATTCTTTACAACAAGTGCAGATTGCCCAAGGAGTTTCTGTAAGTGAAGATCGGGAAGCCTTGCGCAATTATATCAAGGAAATATGCCAGAATTTGGCCTTTCTTATCAATACATTGGATATTGGGCATGTATTCATCGGGGGTACGATTGAACCTTTCGCTTCTTTCATGCCTGAGATGTTAAGAAAAGAAATACGATCAAATTCGCTGATCCAAAGCGAAGAGAATTGCCAAATCCAGTTTTCATCATTGGGATATGATGCAGTTTCATTTGGTGCTGCTGCCCTGGTTCTCGATAAGGTATTGATGAATCTGGAACCGCTCAGTGAGAACACTGCCAAGCAGGCTGTTCCGCTCTTTCACTTGTTGTCATAA
- a CDS encoding extracellular solute-binding protein, protein MKMKRLLILAFVSFLIPSLLIAAGTKEAATDGVIELSVYHYLDQTDKTTAPNFQHLVDVFEAANPDIKLSFEYGYGESFHDKLQTMAMSGQLPDIVLLYPGERTSQVTSAGLVKDLRPYLSGHEDEFADMAMQAQGDNGEIWELPEDISITSIMYTNNRLLAELGLDYPKTYEELLAQGPVIRKAGLIPISIANKDAWPMQSCVAGMLVERACGMEWWDKALTGEASYDDPEFVYAMEIIKELNDKQMLSPGTNQLAYGQGLDDFVNERAVYLLDGGWTVNSMVGELTDEQKTYMSLESFPDIPNQKGKSLSASATAGQGFGMNAKLNEKEVEAAWKWIWFYSGPEGSAIRQQYGRLPAYNLDEPEDADPMIKKLIAFAGKVPMGYVMDSVIAAEPIGTFNINLQNMMFDTMSPMEVAQDLERMVSSVGR, encoded by the coding sequence ATGAAAATGAAACGATTGTTGATTTTAGCATTCGTGTCTTTCTTGATTCCCTCCCTGCTCATTGCAGCAGGGACAAAGGAAGCGGCAACGGATGGAGTGATTGAACTTTCTGTATATCACTACCTCGATCAGACAGATAAGACTACTGCACCTAATTTCCAACATTTGGTGGATGTCTTTGAAGCCGCAAACCCTGATATCAAGCTCAGTTTTGAGTATGGATATGGAGAATCTTTCCATGACAAGCTCCAAACCATGGCCATGAGTGGTCAGTTGCCCGATATAGTCTTGCTTTATCCAGGGGAAAGAACCAGCCAGGTTACATCAGCTGGATTGGTGAAGGACCTTCGTCCATATCTCTCAGGCCATGAAGATGAATTTGCTGATATGGCGATGCAGGCCCAGGGAGACAATGGGGAAATTTGGGAACTGCCTGAGGATATCTCAATCACCTCGATCATGTACACAAACAACCGATTGCTCGCAGAGCTTGGTTTGGATTACCCCAAGACATATGAAGAGTTGCTTGCGCAAGGACCAGTGATTCGTAAAGCCGGTTTAATACCCATCTCTATTGCGAATAAGGATGCTTGGCCAATGCAGTCCTGTGTAGCTGGTATGTTGGTTGAAAGAGCTTGTGGAATGGAGTGGTGGGATAAGGCACTTACTGGAGAAGCAAGCTATGATGACCCTGAGTTCGTGTATGCTATGGAGATTATCAAAGAGCTGAATGACAAGCAGATGTTGTCTCCAGGCACCAATCAGCTTGCCTATGGACAGGGGTTGGATGATTTTGTCAATGAGCGTGCTGTGTATCTCCTCGATGGTGGTTGGACAGTAAATAGTATGGTGGGTGAGCTCACTGATGAGCAGAAGACGTATATGAGTCTTGAATCATTCCCCGATATTCCCAACCAGAAGGGCAAGAGCCTCTCTGCTTCTGCAACAGCAGGACAAGGCTTTGGCATGAATGCAAAGCTTAATGAGAAGGAAGTTGAGGCAGCATGGAAGTGGATCTGGTTCTACTCTGGACCTGAAGGGTCTGCCATTCGCCAACAGTATGGTCGTCTTCCAGCCTACAATCTTGATGAACCTGAGGATGCAGATCCCATGATCAAGAAACTGATTGCATTTGCTGGAAAGGTCCCGATGGGATATGTCATGGACTCAGTCATTGCAGCCGAACCAATTGGAACGTTCAATATCAATCTTCAGAATATGATGTTTGATACGATGAGCCCAATGGAAGTTGCGCAGGACCTGGAGAGAATGGTCTCTTCTGTAGGTCGTTAA
- a CDS encoding sugar ABC transporter permease, protein MTYAQQKHMSYWILVLPGILVFASIIIFPVLFSFSLSFTTWNGYGMPTFAGLENYRTIISDPVFLHSLRNNLLIVVISVFGQIPLGFLLAYLLHRSMVRHGNFFQTMIFLPITISPVVVALLWNQIFSSSGMVVALVRSITDNPQYVIRIFEDQKLAIIPILFVLLWMHTGTYMIIYYANLQKMTPSVLEAAQIDGASEKQMLTRIILPSMIGTIATTAIFAISGSLKAFDLIYAMTGGGPAHFTEVIAIYMYVNTFKYYKYGFGSAASIIIVMLAVGLILLLQFFSRRLERRFE, encoded by the coding sequence ATGACGTATGCACAACAAAAACATATGAGTTACTGGATTCTGGTGCTACCAGGAATTTTGGTGTTTGCTTCAATCATCATATTCCCCGTGCTCTTCAGTTTCTCTTTGAGTTTCACCACCTGGAATGGGTATGGAATGCCGACCTTTGCGGGGTTGGAGAATTATCGAACAATCATTTCTGACCCTGTGTTTCTTCATTCACTAAGAAACAATCTTCTCATTGTTGTTATTTCAGTCTTTGGACAGATACCGTTAGGGTTTCTTTTGGCATACCTGCTTCACAGAAGTATGGTTCGTCATGGTAATTTCTTCCAGACGATGATTTTTCTGCCTATTACCATATCTCCGGTCGTGGTTGCGCTACTCTGGAACCAGATATTTTCATCGTCGGGAATGGTTGTAGCTTTGGTTCGCTCAATTACTGACAATCCACAATATGTGATCAGGATATTTGAGGATCAGAAGCTTGCCATCATTCCAATCCTTTTTGTGTTGCTGTGGATGCATACCGGAACATATATGATCATCTATTATGCAAATCTGCAGAAGATGACTCCTTCGGTCCTGGAAGCAGCCCAGATTGACGGGGCAAGTGAAAAGCAAATGCTGACGCGTATCATTCTTCCCTCAATGATTGGAACGATTGCCACCACTGCAATTTTCGCTATTTCAGGCAGCTTGAAAGCTTTCGATTTAATCTATGCCATGACAGGAGGAGGCCCTGCACATTTTACAGAAGTGATAGCAATCTACATGTATGTAAATACCTTCAAGTATTATAAGTATGGGTTCGGCAGTGCTGCGTCCATCATCATCGTTATGCTTGCCGTTGGCTTGATTCTACTGCTGCAATTCTTTAGCCGAAGGCTTGAACGACGATTTGAATAG